In Archocentrus centrarchus isolate MPI-CPG fArcCen1 chromosome 1, fArcCen1, whole genome shotgun sequence, the following proteins share a genomic window:
- the LOC115772184 gene encoding cell wall protein DAN4 isoform X1 gives MQLHACLLLFVITTDKTLAFSYHHCGGNVSLGEETAGRINLTLPGLFTNSSRLNPVNQEPDKRLQLSACTWVIDIPLGRQVLLKLAWLESGSSLSVRCVWNEEDEALVSGGMALLSGCDRNKATLSWTGPGHSLDAVHLAYYVQENERNSSEDHSTHHPDRDPTRWSPTGTSFTNTAPVGQERTMGTEEGRGRVYNSLEWSSAPPSVSSASSQDQRLLNPTSPMQGLPVAGRTDRETLPLPEEKPNNGPEKSGAAHRTDAPMTARETTHTYFQNALSTNPNSNTPPNPTEKGLHTQMALTDASSSNALFGTDVQEHTSVQTSKNTNKDVTTQMDQSVSSSSVPFLTSSPPELPSSWTGHTVITAHGGVVSGTSGHKDSWRSPRSTDTHDSELTFSITSDPLKSSIKPLQDDLISAQTHTEPTSSSSSSSSSSSSSSSSSSSSSSEVPTRTHSSNTYITELDGAVGTVEADPVHPNISQSNSFVTVASDVTAQTVTSELPDKFEHTEVMFPSSTQSQTDSPQSTESPTHSIYISSSFTQTDKETQTAVESTQRNFIYTHMTGNTTPSSPGTTKAYGWTSGFTVFSSKPRAALTMGGVTENSAITGTTGATYALYPTHTLLHDNSPTDSPTTVPLSSSATSTDSSTPSYTRQTHSMFVDSSQPTLTTSVSQSTVHTVFFKSKTTPSPPQMSPHTLSHLPLPTSTNILPTRKHFQSIITTTHTPLPSTKTSDDEVKVEEEDRFWQWFPSSTTPPWSSTNSPKFFIVPDQPAAIKVESVELLLQIVVEEPVLALNVDLENDTTAWVKPYLQRAPGFSRLLGVWSSGRAVQSLVEFKTSRALEWLSMTEPTSLLERTGLAQAVRNKRTFRTSKITNITVGGLQGDICDWLLQCPAGYKCVSQPGTTNYSCSSVCHFDYCHHHGICTHHPAQLPVCRCLAGDDFWFMGQRCDMRMTRARLVGACLAILLIMVTVIGILAFVAVRRYRAILIQAKVDQTRSSYRRFNHFDELSGRFWLRSWAGSADSLDNPAFTRSDELLHLRALDRPCCYHDDTLSLASTCPSHGTRINTIYPHSSQYGWRGSEMSMGDGVLDSGKASDLSVCSWPVEPIHWTPFPLLQQLASHRTPTVRVSRPRSYCEGMELVDMGKSWTA, from the exons ATGCAGCTCCACGCCTGTCTGTTGCTTTTTGTCATCACAACAG ATAAAACACTGGCCTTTTCATATCATCACTGTGGTGGAAATGTCAGCTTGGGCGAAGAGACTGCCGGTCGCATCAATCTCACTTTACCTGGACTTTTTACTAACAGCAGCAGGCTCAACCCCGTGAACCAGGAGCCTGACAAACGCTTACAGCTTTCAGCTTGCACTTGGGTGATAGATATTCCTCTGGGGAGGCAGGTACTCTTAAAGTTGGCATGGTTGGAAAGTGGTTCAAGCTTATCTGTGCGCTGTGTCTGGAATGAAGAAGATGAAGCCTTGGTGAGCGGGGGCATGGCTCTGCTCTCTGGCTGTGACAGAAACAAAGCCACCCTCAGTTGGACAGGACCAGGACACTCTTTAGATGCAGTTCATCTGGCTTATTATG TCCAGGAAAATGAGAGGAATTCCTCGGAGGACCACTCAACCCACCATCCGGATCGAGACCCCACTCGTTGGTCTCCAACAGGAACCAGCTTTACGAATACCGCTCCTGTTGGTCAAGAGCGGACGATGGGCACAGAGGAGGGCAGAGGTCGTGTCTATAACAGTCTCGAGTGGAGTTCTGCGCCTCCGTCTGTGTCTAGTGCCTCCTCTCAGGACCAGAGGCTGCTGAACCCCACCTCACCCATGCAGGGACTCCCTGTCGCTGGGAGAACTGATAGGGAAACTCTCCCTCTTCCTGAGGAAAAACCAAACAATGGGCCGGAAAAATCTGGAGCTGCTCACCGCACTGATGCTCCCATGACTGCCAGAGAGACAACTCACACGTATTTTCAGAATGCACTCAGCACAAACCCTAATTCAAACACACCCCCAAACCCTACTGAAAAAGGCCTTCACACTCAGATGGCATTGACAGATGCCAGTAGTTCAAATGCCTTGTTTGGCACAGATGTACAAGAACATACATCTGTTCAGACgtctaaaaacacaaacaaagatgTCACCACACAAATGGATCAGAGCGTGTCCAGCTCCAGCGTTCCTTTTCTTACCTCTTCTCCCCCCGAGCTGCCTTCCTCCTGGACAGGTCATACAGTCATAACAGCACATGGTGGAGTTGTTAGCGGGACATCTGGACATAAGGATTCCTGGAGGAGCCCgagaagcacagacacacatgattCTGAGCTGACCTTTTCCATCACCTCTGACCCTTTAAAATCATCCATCAAACCTCTTCAGGATGATTTAATTAGTGCACAAACCCACACTGAACccacttcatcatcatcatcatcatcatcatcatcatcatcatcatcatcatcatcatcatcatcatcttcagaAGTTCCCACCAGGACTCATTCATCTAACACCTACATCACGGAGCTCGACGGTGCTGTTGGCACTGTGGAGGCTGATCCAGTTCATCCAAACATAAGTCAGAGTAACTCCTTTGTAACTGTTGCATCAGATGTTACTGCTCAGACTGTCACATCTGAGTTGCCTGATAAGTTTGAGCACACAGAGGTGATGTTCCCTTCTTCCACACAGAGTCAAACAGACTCTCCTCAAAGCACAGAGAGCCCCACACACTCTATTTACATATCTTCGTCATTCACGCAGAcagacaaagagacacaaacagcagttGAAAGTACACAAAGAAatttcatttacacacacatgaCTGGGAACACTACCCCTTCCTCGCCTGGCACTACTAAGGCTTACGGTTGGACTTCGGGCTTCACTGTTTTTTCTTCTAAACCCAGAGCAGCGCTTACCATGGGAGGTGTAACCGAAAACTCGGCCATCACAGGAACCACTGGAGCAACATACGCGCTGTATCCCACTCATACGCTCTTACATGACAACTCACCCACAGATTCACCTACTACTGTTCCCCTTTCATCATCCGCCACATCAACAGACTCATCTACACCTTCATACACACGCCAGACACACAGCATGTTTGTTGATAGTTCACAACCCACTTTAACCACCTCTGTGTCTCAGTCCACCGTGCACACAGTCTTTTTCAAGAGCAAAACCACGCCTTCACCCCCCCAAATGTCGCCTCATACACTCAGTCATCTGCCTTTGCCGACTTCTACTAATATCTTGCCAACACGTAAGCATTTCCAAAGCATTATTACTACTACACATACTCCTCTGCCTTCTACTAAAACATCAGATGATGAAGTAAAagtagaggaggaggacaggtTCTGGCAGTGGTTTCCCAGCAGCACCACACCCCCTTGGAGCTCCACAAACAGTCCCAAGTTCTTCATTGTGCCAGATCAGCCTGCTGCCATCAAAG TGGAGtcagtggagctgctgctgcagatagTTGTAGAAGAGCCCGTATTGGCTTTAAATGTCGACTTGGAGAATGACACTACTGCCTGG GTGAAGCCCTACCTACAGAGAGCCCCGGGGTTCAGCAGGCTGCTGGGAGTCTGGAGCAG cGGCCGTGCAGTGCAGAGTCTGGTGGAGTTCAAAACCAGCAGGGCTCTGGAGTGGCTCAGCATGACGGAACCCACGTCACTGCTGGAACGAACCGGACTAGCCCAGGCCGTTCGCAACAAGAGGACGTTCAGGACATCTAAGATCACCAACATCACAGTCGGAG GTCTTCAGGGTGACATCTGTGACTGGTTGCTACAGTGCCCTGCAGGTTATAAGTGTGTTTCCCAGCCTGGCACCACCAACTATAGCTGTTCTTCCGTTTGCCACTTTGACTACTGCCACCATCACGGCATCTGCACACACCATCCAGCCCAGCTTCCAGTTTGCCG CTGCCTTGCAGGCGATGACTTCTGGTTCATGGGTCAGAGGTGTGACATGAGGATGACTCGCGCGCGTCTTGTGGGTGCATGTCTCGCCATCCTGCTCATCATGGTGACAGTCATCGGCATTCTGGCATTTGTGGCAGTGCGGCGCTATCGAGCAATTCTGATCCAGGCCAAAGTAGACCAGACGCGCAGCAG CTATCGCAGATTCAACCACTTCGATGAGCTGTCGGGTCGCTTCTGGCTGCGCTCGTGGGCGGGGTCGGCGGACTCGTTGGACAATCCTGCCTTCACGCGCTCCGATGAGTTACTGCATCTGCGAGCGCTTGACCGCCCCTGCTGTTACCATGACGACACGCTGTCACTGGCTTCTACCTGCCCCAGCCATGGAACACGCATCAACACAATCTACCCCCACAG
- the LOC115772184 gene encoding mucin-5AC isoform X2 produces the protein MQLHACLLLFVITTDKTLAFSYHHCGGNVSLGEETAGRINLTLPGLFTNSSRLNPVNQEPDKRLQLSACTWVIDIPLGRQVLLKLAWLESGSSLSVRCVWNEEDEALVSGGMALLSGCDRNKATLSWTGPGHSLDAVHLAYYVQENERNSSEDHSTHHPDRDPTRWSPTGTSFTNTAPVGQERTMGTEEGRGRVYNSLEWSSAPPSVSSASSQDQRLLNPTSPMQGLPVAGRTDRETLPLPEEKPNNGPEKSGAAHRTDAPMTARETTHTYFQNALSTNPNSNTPPNPTEKGLHTQMALTDASSSNALFGTDVQEHTSVQTSKNTNKDVTTQMDQSVSSSSVPFLTSSPPELPSSWTGHTVITAHGGVVSGTSGHKDSWRSPRSTDTHDSELTFSITSDPLKSSIKPLQDDLISAQTHTEPTSSSSSSSSSEVPTRTHSSNTYITELDGAVGTVEADPVHPNISQSNSFVTVASDVTAQTVTSELPDKFEHTEVMFPSSTQSQTDSPQSTESPTHSIYISSSFTQTDKETQTAVESTQRNFIYTHMTGNTTPSSPGTTKAYGWTSGFTVFSSKPRAALTMGGVTENSAITGTTGATYALYPTHTLLHDNSPTDSPTTVPLSSSATSTDSSTPSYTRQTHSMFVDSSQPTLTTSVSQSTVHTVFFKSKTTPSPPQMSPHTLSHLPLPTSTNILPTRKHFQSIITTTHTPLPSTKTSDDEVKVEEEDRFWQWFPSSTTPPWSSTNSPKFFIVPDQPAAIKVESVELLLQIVVEEPVLALNVDLENDTTAWVKPYLQRAPGFSRLLGVWSSGRAVQSLVEFKTSRALEWLSMTEPTSLLERTGLAQAVRNKRTFRTSKITNITVGGLQGDICDWLLQCPAGYKCVSQPGTTNYSCSSVCHFDYCHHHGICTHHPAQLPVCRCLAGDDFWFMGQRCDMRMTRARLVGACLAILLIMVTVIGILAFVAVRRYRAILIQAKVDQTRSSYRRFNHFDELSGRFWLRSWAGSADSLDNPAFTRSDELLHLRALDRPCCYHDDTLSLASTCPSHGTRINTIYPHSSQYGWRGSEMSMGDGVLDSGKASDLSVCSWPVEPIHWTPFPLLQQLASHRTPTVRVSRPRSYCEGMELVDMGKSWTA, from the exons ATGCAGCTCCACGCCTGTCTGTTGCTTTTTGTCATCACAACAG ATAAAACACTGGCCTTTTCATATCATCACTGTGGTGGAAATGTCAGCTTGGGCGAAGAGACTGCCGGTCGCATCAATCTCACTTTACCTGGACTTTTTACTAACAGCAGCAGGCTCAACCCCGTGAACCAGGAGCCTGACAAACGCTTACAGCTTTCAGCTTGCACTTGGGTGATAGATATTCCTCTGGGGAGGCAGGTACTCTTAAAGTTGGCATGGTTGGAAAGTGGTTCAAGCTTATCTGTGCGCTGTGTCTGGAATGAAGAAGATGAAGCCTTGGTGAGCGGGGGCATGGCTCTGCTCTCTGGCTGTGACAGAAACAAAGCCACCCTCAGTTGGACAGGACCAGGACACTCTTTAGATGCAGTTCATCTGGCTTATTATG TCCAGGAAAATGAGAGGAATTCCTCGGAGGACCACTCAACCCACCATCCGGATCGAGACCCCACTCGTTGGTCTCCAACAGGAACCAGCTTTACGAATACCGCTCCTGTTGGTCAAGAGCGGACGATGGGCACAGAGGAGGGCAGAGGTCGTGTCTATAACAGTCTCGAGTGGAGTTCTGCGCCTCCGTCTGTGTCTAGTGCCTCCTCTCAGGACCAGAGGCTGCTGAACCCCACCTCACCCATGCAGGGACTCCCTGTCGCTGGGAGAACTGATAGGGAAACTCTCCCTCTTCCTGAGGAAAAACCAAACAATGGGCCGGAAAAATCTGGAGCTGCTCACCGCACTGATGCTCCCATGACTGCCAGAGAGACAACTCACACGTATTTTCAGAATGCACTCAGCACAAACCCTAATTCAAACACACCCCCAAACCCTACTGAAAAAGGCCTTCACACTCAGATGGCATTGACAGATGCCAGTAGTTCAAATGCCTTGTTTGGCACAGATGTACAAGAACATACATCTGTTCAGACgtctaaaaacacaaacaaagatgTCACCACACAAATGGATCAGAGCGTGTCCAGCTCCAGCGTTCCTTTTCTTACCTCTTCTCCCCCCGAGCTGCCTTCCTCCTGGACAGGTCATACAGTCATAACAGCACATGGTGGAGTTGTTAGCGGGACATCTGGACATAAGGATTCCTGGAGGAGCCCgagaagcacagacacacatgattCTGAGCTGACCTTTTCCATCACCTCTGACCCTTTAAAATCATCCATCAAACCTCTTCAGGATGATTTAATTAGTGCACAAACCCACACTGAACccact tcatcatcatcatcatcatcatcttcagaAGTTCCCACCAGGACTCATTCATCTAACACCTACATCACGGAGCTCGACGGTGCTGTTGGCACTGTGGAGGCTGATCCAGTTCATCCAAACATAAGTCAGAGTAACTCCTTTGTAACTGTTGCATCAGATGTTACTGCTCAGACTGTCACATCTGAGTTGCCTGATAAGTTTGAGCACACAGAGGTGATGTTCCCTTCTTCCACACAGAGTCAAACAGACTCTCCTCAAAGCACAGAGAGCCCCACACACTCTATTTACATATCTTCGTCATTCACGCAGAcagacaaagagacacaaacagcagttGAAAGTACACAAAGAAatttcatttacacacacatgaCTGGGAACACTACCCCTTCCTCGCCTGGCACTACTAAGGCTTACGGTTGGACTTCGGGCTTCACTGTTTTTTCTTCTAAACCCAGAGCAGCGCTTACCATGGGAGGTGTAACCGAAAACTCGGCCATCACAGGAACCACTGGAGCAACATACGCGCTGTATCCCACTCATACGCTCTTACATGACAACTCACCCACAGATTCACCTACTACTGTTCCCCTTTCATCATCCGCCACATCAACAGACTCATCTACACCTTCATACACACGCCAGACACACAGCATGTTTGTTGATAGTTCACAACCCACTTTAACCACCTCTGTGTCTCAGTCCACCGTGCACACAGTCTTTTTCAAGAGCAAAACCACGCCTTCACCCCCCCAAATGTCGCCTCATACACTCAGTCATCTGCCTTTGCCGACTTCTACTAATATCTTGCCAACACGTAAGCATTTCCAAAGCATTATTACTACTACACATACTCCTCTGCCTTCTACTAAAACATCAGATGATGAAGTAAAagtagaggaggaggacaggtTCTGGCAGTGGTTTCCCAGCAGCACCACACCCCCTTGGAGCTCCACAAACAGTCCCAAGTTCTTCATTGTGCCAGATCAGCCTGCTGCCATCAAAG TGGAGtcagtggagctgctgctgcagatagTTGTAGAAGAGCCCGTATTGGCTTTAAATGTCGACTTGGAGAATGACACTACTGCCTGG GTGAAGCCCTACCTACAGAGAGCCCCGGGGTTCAGCAGGCTGCTGGGAGTCTGGAGCAG cGGCCGTGCAGTGCAGAGTCTGGTGGAGTTCAAAACCAGCAGGGCTCTGGAGTGGCTCAGCATGACGGAACCCACGTCACTGCTGGAACGAACCGGACTAGCCCAGGCCGTTCGCAACAAGAGGACGTTCAGGACATCTAAGATCACCAACATCACAGTCGGAG GTCTTCAGGGTGACATCTGTGACTGGTTGCTACAGTGCCCTGCAGGTTATAAGTGTGTTTCCCAGCCTGGCACCACCAACTATAGCTGTTCTTCCGTTTGCCACTTTGACTACTGCCACCATCACGGCATCTGCACACACCATCCAGCCCAGCTTCCAGTTTGCCG CTGCCTTGCAGGCGATGACTTCTGGTTCATGGGTCAGAGGTGTGACATGAGGATGACTCGCGCGCGTCTTGTGGGTGCATGTCTCGCCATCCTGCTCATCATGGTGACAGTCATCGGCATTCTGGCATTTGTGGCAGTGCGGCGCTATCGAGCAATTCTGATCCAGGCCAAAGTAGACCAGACGCGCAGCAG CTATCGCAGATTCAACCACTTCGATGAGCTGTCGGGTCGCTTCTGGCTGCGCTCGTGGGCGGGGTCGGCGGACTCGTTGGACAATCCTGCCTTCACGCGCTCCGATGAGTTACTGCATCTGCGAGCGCTTGACCGCCCCTGCTGTTACCATGACGACACGCTGTCACTGGCTTCTACCTGCCCCAGCCATGGAACACGCATCAACACAATCTACCCCCACAG
- the LOC115772184 gene encoding mucin-3A isoform X3, giving the protein MQGLPVAGRTDRETLPLPEEKPNNGPEKSGAAHRTDAPMTARETTHTYFQNALSTNPNSNTPPNPTEKGLHTQMALTDASSSNALFGTDVQEHTSVQTSKNTNKDVTTQMDQSVSSSSVPFLTSSPPELPSSWTGHTVITAHGGVVSGTSGHKDSWRSPRSTDTHDSELTFSITSDPLKSSIKPLQDDLISAQTHTEPTSSSSSSSSSSSSSSSSSSSSSSEVPTRTHSSNTYITELDGAVGTVEADPVHPNISQSNSFVTVASDVTAQTVTSELPDKFEHTEVMFPSSTQSQTDSPQSTESPTHSIYISSSFTQTDKETQTAVESTQRNFIYTHMTGNTTPSSPGTTKAYGWTSGFTVFSSKPRAALTMGGVTENSAITGTTGATYALYPTHTLLHDNSPTDSPTTVPLSSSATSTDSSTPSYTRQTHSMFVDSSQPTLTTSVSQSTVHTVFFKSKTTPSPPQMSPHTLSHLPLPTSTNILPTRKHFQSIITTTHTPLPSTKTSDDEVKVEEEDRFWQWFPSSTTPPWSSTNSPKFFIVPDQPAAIKVESVELLLQIVVEEPVLALNVDLENDTTAWVKPYLQRAPGFSRLLGVWSSGRAVQSLVEFKTSRALEWLSMTEPTSLLERTGLAQAVRNKRTFRTSKITNITVGGLQGDICDWLLQCPAGYKCVSQPGTTNYSCSSVCHFDYCHHHGICTHHPAQLPVCRCLAGDDFWFMGQRCDMRMTRARLVGACLAILLIMVTVIGILAFVAVRRYRAILIQAKVDQTRSSYRRFNHFDELSGRFWLRSWAGSADSLDNPAFTRSDELLHLRALDRPCCYHDDTLSLASTCPSHGTRINTIYPHSSQYGWRGSEMSMGDGVLDSGKASDLSVCSWPVEPIHWTPFPLLQQLASHRTPTVRVSRPRSYCEGMELVDMGKSWTA; this is encoded by the exons ATGCAGGGACTCCCTGTCGCTGGGAGAACTGATAGGGAAACTCTCCCTCTTCCTGAGGAAAAACCAAACAATGGGCCGGAAAAATCTGGAGCTGCTCACCGCACTGATGCTCCCATGACTGCCAGAGAGACAACTCACACGTATTTTCAGAATGCACTCAGCACAAACCCTAATTCAAACACACCCCCAAACCCTACTGAAAAAGGCCTTCACACTCAGATGGCATTGACAGATGCCAGTAGTTCAAATGCCTTGTTTGGCACAGATGTACAAGAACATACATCTGTTCAGACgtctaaaaacacaaacaaagatgTCACCACACAAATGGATCAGAGCGTGTCCAGCTCCAGCGTTCCTTTTCTTACCTCTTCTCCCCCCGAGCTGCCTTCCTCCTGGACAGGTCATACAGTCATAACAGCACATGGTGGAGTTGTTAGCGGGACATCTGGACATAAGGATTCCTGGAGGAGCCCgagaagcacagacacacatgattCTGAGCTGACCTTTTCCATCACCTCTGACCCTTTAAAATCATCCATCAAACCTCTTCAGGATGATTTAATTAGTGCACAAACCCACACTGAACccacttcatcatcatcatcatcatcatcatcatcatcatcatcatcatcatcatcatcatcatcatcttcagaAGTTCCCACCAGGACTCATTCATCTAACACCTACATCACGGAGCTCGACGGTGCTGTTGGCACTGTGGAGGCTGATCCAGTTCATCCAAACATAAGTCAGAGTAACTCCTTTGTAACTGTTGCATCAGATGTTACTGCTCAGACTGTCACATCTGAGTTGCCTGATAAGTTTGAGCACACAGAGGTGATGTTCCCTTCTTCCACACAGAGTCAAACAGACTCTCCTCAAAGCACAGAGAGCCCCACACACTCTATTTACATATCTTCGTCATTCACGCAGAcagacaaagagacacaaacagcagttGAAAGTACACAAAGAAatttcatttacacacacatgaCTGGGAACACTACCCCTTCCTCGCCTGGCACTACTAAGGCTTACGGTTGGACTTCGGGCTTCACTGTTTTTTCTTCTAAACCCAGAGCAGCGCTTACCATGGGAGGTGTAACCGAAAACTCGGCCATCACAGGAACCACTGGAGCAACATACGCGCTGTATCCCACTCATACGCTCTTACATGACAACTCACCCACAGATTCACCTACTACTGTTCCCCTTTCATCATCCGCCACATCAACAGACTCATCTACACCTTCATACACACGCCAGACACACAGCATGTTTGTTGATAGTTCACAACCCACTTTAACCACCTCTGTGTCTCAGTCCACCGTGCACACAGTCTTTTTCAAGAGCAAAACCACGCCTTCACCCCCCCAAATGTCGCCTCATACACTCAGTCATCTGCCTTTGCCGACTTCTACTAATATCTTGCCAACACGTAAGCATTTCCAAAGCATTATTACTACTACACATACTCCTCTGCCTTCTACTAAAACATCAGATGATGAAGTAAAagtagaggaggaggacaggtTCTGGCAGTGGTTTCCCAGCAGCACCACACCCCCTTGGAGCTCCACAAACAGTCCCAAGTTCTTCATTGTGCCAGATCAGCCTGCTGCCATCAAAG TGGAGtcagtggagctgctgctgcagatagTTGTAGAAGAGCCCGTATTGGCTTTAAATGTCGACTTGGAGAATGACACTACTGCCTGG GTGAAGCCCTACCTACAGAGAGCCCCGGGGTTCAGCAGGCTGCTGGGAGTCTGGAGCAG cGGCCGTGCAGTGCAGAGTCTGGTGGAGTTCAAAACCAGCAGGGCTCTGGAGTGGCTCAGCATGACGGAACCCACGTCACTGCTGGAACGAACCGGACTAGCCCAGGCCGTTCGCAACAAGAGGACGTTCAGGACATCTAAGATCACCAACATCACAGTCGGAG GTCTTCAGGGTGACATCTGTGACTGGTTGCTACAGTGCCCTGCAGGTTATAAGTGTGTTTCCCAGCCTGGCACCACCAACTATAGCTGTTCTTCCGTTTGCCACTTTGACTACTGCCACCATCACGGCATCTGCACACACCATCCAGCCCAGCTTCCAGTTTGCCG CTGCCTTGCAGGCGATGACTTCTGGTTCATGGGTCAGAGGTGTGACATGAGGATGACTCGCGCGCGTCTTGTGGGTGCATGTCTCGCCATCCTGCTCATCATGGTGACAGTCATCGGCATTCTGGCATTTGTGGCAGTGCGGCGCTATCGAGCAATTCTGATCCAGGCCAAAGTAGACCAGACGCGCAGCAG CTATCGCAGATTCAACCACTTCGATGAGCTGTCGGGTCGCTTCTGGCTGCGCTCGTGGGCGGGGTCGGCGGACTCGTTGGACAATCCTGCCTTCACGCGCTCCGATGAGTTACTGCATCTGCGAGCGCTTGACCGCCCCTGCTGTTACCATGACGACACGCTGTCACTGGCTTCTACCTGCCCCAGCCATGGAACACGCATCAACACAATCTACCCCCACAG